One window of Aerococcus tenax genomic DNA carries:
- a CDS encoding helix-turn-helix domain-containing protein, which produces MILADKILYLRKQAGWSQEELAQQLNVSRQSISKWERAEAIPDLEKILDLARIFGVTTDYLIKDEIDQVDYSDGDDAPVDAVALPKLSVEEANAFIAARFKGAHKLALGVFLCILAGIPVTVMGILSEGQGWFYVQGQISILGVSLTLAIVAIAVALFVKNSQVLKAYQFICEGQFTPAYGVSGLASEGLKRYQAAYQRGLILGIMLCILAAIPLLWGSIREENTALALGFGLTILIVALGVYQLVKVISRRNTFRYLLQDEELIESTGDREVDAKIDRYMEIYWPLVLALYLGYSFWTEDWGRSWIIFPVAGMLSVVLENLLGIVLKD; this is translated from the coding sequence ATGATTTTAGCTGACAAGATTTTATATTTAAGAAAACAGGCGGGCTGGTCTCAAGAAGAACTGGCCCAACAATTAAATGTTTCCCGGCAATCGATTTCTAAATGGGAGCGGGCCGAAGCCATTCCTGATTTAGAGAAAATATTGGACCTGGCTCGGATTTTTGGGGTAACTACTGATTACCTGATTAAAGACGAAATAGACCAGGTGGACTATAGTGATGGTGACGATGCCCCGGTGGACGCAGTCGCCCTTCCCAAATTATCGGTTGAGGAGGCCAATGCTTTTATCGCTGCCCGCTTTAAAGGGGCCCATAAGTTGGCACTCGGGGTCTTTCTCTGTATCCTAGCCGGGATTCCCGTCACCGTGATGGGGATTTTGAGTGAAGGCCAGGGCTGGTTTTATGTTCAAGGGCAAATTTCCATTCTTGGGGTCTCTTTGACTTTGGCCATTGTCGCCATTGCCGTAGCCCTGTTTGTAAAGAATAGTCAAGTCTTAAAGGCCTACCAATTCATTTGTGAAGGTCAATTCACCCCGGCTTATGGGGTCAGTGGCCTGGCTAGCGAAGGACTTAAACGTTACCAAGCCGCCTACCAGCGGGGCTTAATATTAGGCATTATGCTCTGTATCTTGGCGGCCATCCCGCTCTTATGGGGATCGATTAGGGAAGAAAATACTGCCCTCGCCCTGGGCTTTGGTCTGACTATTCTCATCGTGGCATTGGGCGTTTACCAGCTGGTCAAGGTGATTAGTCGCAGAAACACCTTCCGCTACCTCTTGCAAGATGAGGAATTGATCGAAAGTACTGGAGACCGGGAAGTGGACGCTAAAATTGACCGCTATATGGAAATTTATTGGCCCTTGGTCCTGGCCCTCTACCTGGGTTATAGTTTCTGGACTGAGGACTGGGGCCGGTCCTGGATCATCTTCCCAGTAGCTGGAATGCTCAGTGTAGTTCTAGAAAACCTATTGGGAATTGTCTTGAAAGATTAA
- the mnmE gene encoding tRNA uridine-5-carboxymethylaminomethyl(34) synthesis GTPase MnmE encodes MFTEGFDTIAAISTAPGEGAIGIVRLSGDQALAIADTVYQMGTKQLANQDSHTIHYGHIVDPQSEQEMDEVMVTVLRAPKTYTREDIVEINCHGGMVATDRILQLVLREGARLAEPGEFTKRAFLNGRIDLTQAEAVQDMIRSKTDRSMDQAMKQLDGKLSTKISTLRDKISDAMVQVEVNIDYPEYEEEEMTLELLDQTADAIQAELQNLLQTAKQGKILRDGIETAIIGRPNVGKSSLLNHLLREDKAIVTDIEGTTRDTIEEYVNLRGVPLKLVDTAGIRDTEDVVEKIGVERSRKAMEEADLVLLILNQSEALTDMDRELLTMTKDSTRIILLNKTDLDPALSFDDLADYAGQEEIIKTSITQDQGVDDLEERISQLFFSGRTGDRDATYVSNTRHIDLLQKASQAIGEAKAAIGMGTPVDLIQIDFNRAFEFLGEITGENAPDELITKLFSQFCLGK; translated from the coding sequence ATGTTTACTGAAGGTTTTGATACCATTGCTGCGATTTCAACGGCACCGGGGGAAGGCGCGATTGGAATTGTGCGCTTGTCCGGGGACCAAGCCCTAGCTATTGCCGATACCGTCTACCAAATGGGTACCAAGCAATTGGCCAACCAGGATTCCCATACCATCCACTATGGCCATATTGTTGATCCCCAAAGCGAGCAAGAAATGGATGAGGTCATGGTTACAGTCCTGCGTGCGCCTAAGACCTATACCCGCGAAGATATTGTGGAAATTAACTGCCATGGGGGGATGGTAGCTACTGACCGGATCCTGCAGTTGGTCTTACGAGAAGGAGCCCGACTTGCGGAACCGGGTGAATTTACCAAGCGGGCCTTTCTCAACGGTCGGATTGATTTGACCCAAGCAGAAGCGGTCCAAGACATGATCCGCTCCAAGACAGACCGGTCCATGGACCAAGCCATGAAGCAATTAGACGGAAAATTGTCGACCAAGATTTCAACCTTAAGGGACAAGATTTCCGATGCCATGGTCCAAGTGGAGGTCAATATTGACTATCCGGAATACGAAGAAGAGGAAATGACCCTAGAACTCTTAGACCAAACCGCTGATGCTATTCAAGCTGAATTGCAAAACTTACTGCAAACCGCCAAGCAAGGCAAGATCCTCCGTGATGGGATCGAAACCGCCATTATTGGCCGGCCTAATGTGGGCAAATCCAGTCTCTTGAACCACCTCTTACGTGAAGATAAGGCTATTGTGACCGATATTGAAGGGACCACCCGGGACACCATTGAAGAATATGTCAACTTACGGGGGGTGCCTTTGAAGTTGGTGGATACGGCGGGAATTCGTGATACTGAAGATGTGGTCGAAAAGATTGGGGTAGAACGCAGTCGCAAGGCCATGGAAGAAGCCGACCTGGTGCTCTTAATCCTCAACCAAAGCGAAGCCTTAACGGATATGGACCGGGAACTCTTAACCATGACCAAGGACTCCACCCGGATTATCCTCCTCAATAAGACCGACTTGGATCCAGCCTTGAGCTTTGACGACCTGGCTGACTATGCTGGTCAGGAAGAGATCATCAAAACCTCGATTACTCAAGACCAAGGGGTGGATGACTTGGAAGAAAGAATTTCTCAGCTCTTCTTCTCGGGGCGAACAGGCGACCGGGATGCTACTTATGTGTCCAACACTCGCCATATTGACCTCCTCCAAAAGGCCAGCCAAGCCATTGGGGAAGCTAAGGCGGCCATTGGTATGGGGACTCCCGTTGATTTGATCCAAATCGACTTTAACCGGGCCTTTGAATTTCTCGGTGAAATCACCGGCGAAAATGCACCGGATGAATTGATTACCAAACTCTTTAGCCAATTCTGCTTAGGAAAGTAG
- a CDS encoding energy-coupling factor ABC transporter ATP-binding protein, translated as MLSVKHLSFAYQGHTVFEDISYDFSKGQVIGLMGANGTGKTTLMRILTGLIPVEKGMVLFQGQPLSYKKKDLYQLRQAVNMVFQDPNQQLFYPTVQDDVAFALHNLKRDPVEIKDRVASALKALAIDHLASRPIQTLSYGQKKRVALAGILVIQPAMILLDEPTVGLDPAGVKDLTKIIQDLVKEGHRFLISSHDMAFLYQLCDQYLAIADKGIVVQGDSEAVFKSEAFMESIGLELPWQVRLLDE; from the coding sequence ATGTTAAGTGTCAAACACCTATCTTTTGCCTACCAAGGGCATACTGTATTTGAAGATATTTCCTATGATTTTTCCAAGGGCCAGGTGATCGGTCTGATGGGGGCTAATGGGACCGGAAAGACCACCCTGATGCGGATCCTAACTGGTCTGATTCCGGTGGAGAAAGGGATGGTGCTCTTCCAAGGCCAACCCCTCTCCTATAAGAAGAAGGACCTCTACCAACTTCGTCAAGCGGTCAATATGGTCTTTCAAGACCCTAACCAACAACTCTTCTATCCCACGGTTCAAGACGATGTGGCCTTTGCCCTCCATAATTTAAAGCGCGACCCGGTTGAAATTAAAGACCGAGTGGCGAGTGCCCTCAAGGCCCTGGCAATCGATCACTTGGCCAGCCGTCCCATTCAAACCTTGTCCTATGGGCAAAAGAAACGGGTAGCCCTGGCGGGGATTTTGGTGATTCAACCGGCCATGATTCTCTTGGATGAACCGACTGTGGGGCTAGACCCAGCAGGGGTCAAGGACCTGACTAAAATCATTCAAGATTTGGTTAAGGAAGGCCACCGTTTCTTGATCTCAAGCCATGATATGGCCTTTCTCTACCAGCTCTGTGACCAATACTTGGCCATCGCTGACAAGGGTATCGTAGTTCAAGGGGACAGTGAGGCGGTCTTTAAGTCCGAAGCCTTTATGGAAAGCATTGGCCTAGAACTTCCTTGGCAAGTTCGACTGCTAGACGAGTAA
- the cbiQ gene encoding cobalt ECF transporter T component CbiQ: MGIDRYTYQSKWAKKSGKFKFVFWLLGILVAFSGWNSLEVVYTLLIMALTLYLVPIRFRTYLNLYIGPVLFLAFSSLALLVSVSQEPALFSWSLPLGDYYLGLLSGQLSYTLTLIIRALTAITVTFFFTLTTPLKQILQLMKQAHIPYVVIELVLLMYRFIFVLLDDVVVVYQAQNLRYGYSHPRVSIHSLALLAKVVLERSLYRFTEMTDTLDLKLYQDEFYLD; encoded by the coding sequence ATGGGGATTGATCGTTATACTTATCAATCCAAGTGGGCCAAGAAGTCCGGCAAGTTTAAATTTGTCTTTTGGCTCTTGGGAATTCTAGTGGCCTTTTCGGGCTGGAATAGCTTAGAAGTGGTTTATACCCTTTTGATTATGGCCCTCACCCTCTACCTGGTACCGATTAGATTTCGCACTTATTTAAACCTATACATTGGTCCGGTTTTGTTTCTGGCCTTTTCTAGCCTAGCCTTGTTGGTGTCTGTTAGCCAAGAGCCTGCCCTTTTCTCCTGGTCGCTACCCTTAGGGGATTATTACCTGGGGCTGTTAAGTGGTCAGCTTTCCTATACTCTGACCCTAATCATTAGAGCACTGACGGCGATCACGGTGACTTTTTTCTTTACCTTGACCACGCCTTTAAAGCAGATCTTACAATTGATGAAGCAAGCCCATATCCCCTATGTGGTGATTGAACTGGTCCTTTTGATGTATCGCTTTATCTTTGTCCTCTTAGATGATGTAGTGGTGGTCTACCAGGCCCAAAATTTGCGCTATGGCTACTCCCACCCTAGAGTGTCTATCCATTCTTTGGCCTTACTGGCTAAGGTAGTCTTAGAGCGATCTTTGTATCGATTTACGGAAATGACTGACACCTTAGATTTGAAACTCTACCAGGATGAATTTTACCTGGATTAG
- a CDS encoding energy-coupling factor ABC transporter substrate-binding protein encodes MKKKNLLLILLALLIMFIPLFTIDGEYEGSDGGAEELIGELDESYTPWFEPIFEPASGEIESLLFTLQGSIGTGIICGIVGYYLGKNKGLDQGKK; translated from the coding sequence ATGAAAAAGAAAAATTTATTACTCATCTTATTAGCCCTATTAATTATGTTTATCCCCTTGTTTACCATTGATGGTGAATACGAAGGTTCCGATGGTGGGGCTGAAGAATTGATTGGGGAATTAGACGAATCCTATACCCCTTGGTTTGAACCCATCTTTGAACCGGCTTCCGGTGAAATTGAAAGCTTACTCTTTACCTTACAAGGTAGTATTGGGACCGGGATTATTTGTGGGATCGTTGGATACTATTTAGGTAAGAACAAGGGCTTAGACCAAGGTAAAAAATAA
- a CDS encoding energy-coupling factor ABC transporter permease has protein sequence MHLSKSQALKLFLAAFLFLLVAFSEPAHAMHIMEGYLPLKWVIIWFAIFIPFFCYGVYQIKESVKKDSKNKVLLALSGAFIFILSSLKIPSVTGSTSHPTGVGVGTYLFGPGVISVLGTICLLFQALFLAHGGLTTLGANAFSMAVVGPFVGYAVYRLGEKINLPSSVNIFLCAALADLATYMTTSFQLALAHPDPALGIFAAAMKFMGVFMITQIPLAIVEGLLSVVMVNMINDTVLKEVKK, from the coding sequence ATGCATTTATCTAAAAGTCAAGCCCTAAAGTTATTTCTAGCGGCTTTCTTGTTTTTATTAGTGGCCTTTTCTGAACCAGCCCACGCCATGCACATTATGGAGGGTTATTTGCCACTGAAATGGGTAATCATTTGGTTTGCGATTTTCATTCCCTTCTTCTGCTATGGGGTTTACCAAATTAAGGAAAGCGTCAAAAAGGATAGTAAAAATAAGGTCTTATTAGCCCTCAGTGGTGCCTTTATCTTTATCCTATCTTCCTTAAAAATTCCATCCGTGACTGGGTCAACCTCCCATCCTACGGGTGTCGGTGTGGGGACCTATTTATTTGGTCCTGGGGTGATTAGCGTTTTAGGGACGATCTGCCTCTTATTCCAAGCCCTCTTCCTAGCTCACGGTGGTTTAACCACACTGGGTGCCAATGCTTTCTCGATGGCGGTTGTCGGACCATTTGTTGGTTATGCCGTTTACCGTTTAGGCGAAAAAATCAACCTACCAAGTAGTGTCAATATTTTCCTCTGTGCAGCCTTAGCTGACTTGGCCACCTATATGACCACCTCCTTCCAATTGGCTCTGGCTCACCCTGACCCTGCCTTAGGGATCTTTGCGGCAGCTATGAAATTTATGGGGGTCTTTATGATTACCCAAATTCCTCTAGCTATTGTTGAAGGGCTACTTTCCGTGGTAATGGTGAATATGATCAACGACACCGTCTTGAAAGAGGTGAAGAAATAG
- a CDS encoding HlyC/CorC family transporter, producing the protein MDDSFLVSIIIFFVCVILSAYFSSSETAFTSASSIRLQNEAELGDDRAKQALDLQNQFDSLLSTILIGNNFVNIAASSIATVIFMELIPEYGATIATVFTTVTLLLFSEITPKLIAKIVPEPFAKFSTPYLRAIMWLFKPLVWLVNQWQKMVQHFFPLEAQEGISEEELLSMVDEARVGGSIEHDEQRLVKAAIRFDDREVSAIITPRIDVEAIDVSDSDQEIEAIFENQPYSRLLVYEEDIDNVLGVLHERDFNRYLREKFKHPEKKILLNSLLLDTFSIPQNMKLATLLRQMQAKQIHMAVVRDEHGGMIGIVTMEDVLEELVGEIWDEDDVVTQDIETIEAGQHYVFSGGCAIEKSQPLLQLPLKEANLYHTINGFATHYLGKLPELGDHFAVGAWVFEVVEEDKQRVGKLDAKRLPEDEVVGQAAQYEESDHDKEE; encoded by the coding sequence ATGGATGACAGTTTTCTTGTCAGCATTATCATCTTTTTTGTTTGTGTAATCTTATCGGCCTACTTCTCATCATCAGAAACGGCCTTCACCTCAGCTTCTTCGATTCGTTTACAGAATGAAGCGGAATTGGGGGACGACCGCGCTAAACAGGCCCTAGACCTACAAAATCAATTTGATTCCTTATTATCGACGATTTTAATCGGTAATAACTTCGTTAATATTGCTGCTTCTTCCATTGCGACAGTGATCTTTATGGAGTTGATTCCTGAATACGGCGCCACCATTGCCACGGTCTTTACCACAGTGACCCTCTTGCTCTTCTCAGAAATCACCCCCAAACTGATCGCCAAGATTGTCCCTGAACCCTTTGCCAAGTTCTCAACCCCCTACCTACGGGCTATCATGTGGCTCTTCAAGCCCCTCGTCTGGTTAGTTAACCAATGGCAAAAAATGGTCCAACACTTCTTTCCCTTGGAAGCCCAAGAAGGCATTAGTGAAGAAGAATTGCTGTCCATGGTGGATGAAGCCCGGGTCGGCGGTAGTATTGAACATGACGAACAACGTTTAGTCAAGGCCGCTATCCGCTTCGATGACCGAGAAGTCTCCGCCATCATTACCCCACGGATCGATGTTGAAGCCATCGATGTGTCGGACAGTGACCAAGAAATTGAAGCGATCTTTGAAAACCAACCCTATTCCCGGCTCTTAGTCTATGAAGAAGACATCGACAATGTCCTCGGTGTCCTCCACGAACGCGACTTCAACCGCTATTTACGGGAAAAATTCAAACATCCTGAGAAAAAGATTCTCTTAAACAGTCTGCTACTGGATACCTTTTCCATCCCACAAAATATGAAACTGGCCACCCTCTTGCGGCAAATGCAAGCCAAACAAATTCATATGGCCGTGGTCCGCGATGAACACGGCGGCATGATAGGGATCGTCACCATGGAAGACGTCTTAGAAGAATTGGTCGGTGAGATTTGGGACGAGGACGATGTGGTCACCCAAGATATTGAAACCATCGAAGCCGGTCAACACTATGTCTTCAGCGGCGGTTGTGCCATTGAAAAAAGCCAACCCCTCCTCCAACTCCCGCTCAAAGAAGCTAACCTCTACCACACCATTAACGGTTTTGCTACCCACTACCTGGGTAAGCTGCCGGAACTCGGCGACCACTTTGCGGTCGGGGCCTGGGTCTTTGAAGTGGTTGAAGAGGACAAACAAAGAGTTGGCAAGTTAGATGCCAAACGCCTCCCCGAAGATGAAGTCGTTGGCCAAGCCGCTCAATATGAAGAAAGTGACCACGACAAAGAAGAATAA
- a CDS encoding IS1182 family transposase, protein MYIQYNMNQTTLPLELSACIDPDHIVFSIYNFIESLDEKHFESFSTQDGRPAYHPKPLIMALLYAYSKGVFSGRKIEELMVENIPMQWLVAQQVISYRTINRFRSSENCRCLLENLFVEFTTQLKLEKLIHLENCFIDGTKIEANANKYSFVWKKATEKYAEQLKVTSREYYFNEIQPMVDAGIQYDENLDLEENMLQEISKVLKDEIDKLTEDIEETPVKGPDQRKQERRRLKKHYRKVSKDFLPRKQKYAKQFETFNGRNSYSKTDPDATFMRMKDDHMMNGQLKAGYNIQVATENQFVLHYDIFHNPTDTRTLQPFVESFPNFPKCIIADAGYGSEENLTYLDNHKINHLIKYNRFDKEQKKKHKKSAKNMDNWSYDKQSNTFTHPDGTVYFFSHLQKRKNKMSGYISEIQVYKPLDPKNAPQKALYYNKNYQELKNIETQKLLSEEGSKLFSKRKIDVEPVFGQIKAILGFTRFNLRGKTRVKTDVGLAFMANNLKKYSKIKAIK, encoded by the coding sequence GTGTACATACAATATAACATGAATCAAACAACACTTCCACTAGAATTATCTGCATGTATCGATCCAGATCATATTGTATTTTCAATCTATAATTTTATTGAATCTCTGGATGAAAAACATTTTGAAAGCTTCAGTACCCAGGACGGACGTCCTGCCTATCATCCAAAACCTTTAATTATGGCGCTTTTATATGCTTATAGTAAAGGCGTATTTAGTGGAAGAAAAATAGAAGAATTAATGGTTGAAAATATACCCATGCAGTGGCTAGTCGCTCAACAAGTTATTAGCTATCGAACGATTAATCGCTTCCGTTCCTCAGAAAATTGTAGATGTTTATTAGAAAATTTATTCGTTGAGTTTACCACTCAGTTAAAGTTAGAGAAATTAATTCATTTAGAAAATTGCTTTATAGATGGAACTAAAATTGAAGCGAATGCCAATAAATATTCTTTTGTTTGGAAAAAGGCAACTGAAAAATATGCAGAGCAATTAAAAGTGACTTCACGTGAATATTACTTTAATGAAATTCAACCGATGGTTGATGCTGGCATCCAATATGATGAAAATTTAGATCTAGAAGAAAATATGCTTCAAGAGATATCTAAAGTTCTTAAGGATGAAATCGATAAACTCACTGAAGATATTGAGGAAACTCCTGTAAAAGGGCCAGATCAACGTAAACAAGAACGTCGTCGTTTGAAAAAACATTACCGTAAAGTGAGTAAAGATTTTCTACCCCGCAAACAAAAGTATGCCAAACAGTTTGAAACATTTAACGGAAGAAACAGCTATTCAAAAACAGATCCTGATGCTACGTTCATGCGAATGAAAGATGATCATATGATGAATGGGCAATTGAAAGCGGGATACAATATCCAAGTAGCGACTGAAAACCAGTTTGTCCTTCATTATGATATTTTCCACAATCCGACGGACACGCGGACTTTACAACCCTTTGTTGAAAGTTTTCCTAATTTCCCGAAATGCATTATAGCTGATGCTGGTTATGGTAGCGAAGAAAACCTTACTTATTTAGATAACCATAAAATTAACCATTTGATTAAATATAATCGGTTTGATAAAGAGCAGAAAAAGAAACATAAAAAATCAGCTAAAAATATGGATAATTGGAGTTACGATAAGCAAAGTAATACTTTTACACATCCTGACGGCACGGTTTATTTCTTTAGTCATCTCCAAAAACGAAAAAATAAAATGAGTGGTTATATTTCTGAAATTCAGGTTTATAAGCCTTTGGACCCAAAAAATGCGCCGCAAAAGGCGCTTTACTATAATAAAAACTATCAGGAATTAAAGAATATAGAAACACAGAAGCTTTTATCTGAAGAAGGATCTAAGCTCTTTTCCAAACGGAAAATTGACGTTGAACCAGTTTTTGGCCAGATAAAGGCTATTTTAGGGTTCACTCGATTTAACCTCAGAGGGAAAACAAGGGTTAAAACTGATGTTGGATTGGCCTTCATGGCCAATAATTTGAAAAAATATAGCAAAATAAAAGCAATAAAATAA
- a CDS encoding heavy metal translocating P-type ATPase, producing the protein MTDFQQFIVTLVTGAVALCLQFLMGQEAMAFWLIAIWGIIMALILAKDMIETLKDGYYGVDILAITAILATLAVGEHWASLMILVMMTGGESLEAYATQQASRELEALLEHSPQFAHRINADGSVDSVPVDEIQVGDQVRVRPNELVPVDGVIVQGETFVDESSLTGESKPVEKGVGDELMSGSINGEASLTFEVKKAAKDSQYQRLVALVENSKEEPAPFVRLADRYAVPFTIIAYAIAFIAWFVSKDPVRFAEVLVVASPCPLIIAAPVAIVGGMSNSSRNGIVMKSGTSLEKLDQVKTAAFDKTGTITQGSLAVDDIEVQAGFEADHILHYAASAEQSSTHVLARSLVDAAHDKGLDLSPVNHLEEVTAAGVQGQVDGKEVKVGKAGFVGAEKITDGKTNVYVAIDGAYAGRITFNDQIRPEAPATIHELESLDFKRIIMLTGDDENIAQRIAHSAGIEEVHANLLPEDKINLLKDLREESRPVMMVGDGVNDAPALTVADIGIAMGAHGSTAASESADAVILKDDLSKVAQAVKIAKHTLKVAKQAVVFGIVTSIILMLIASTGVIPALLGAILQEVMDLMAIFYALRARMQVK; encoded by the coding sequence ATGACTGATTTTCAACAGTTCATCGTGACCTTAGTCACTGGGGCAGTCGCTCTCTGTCTACAATTTCTCATGGGCCAGGAAGCTATGGCCTTTTGGCTGATTGCCATTTGGGGGATTATCATGGCCCTCATTTTGGCTAAGGACATGATCGAAACTCTAAAGGATGGCTACTATGGGGTGGATATCCTAGCCATTACCGCTATCCTAGCCACTCTAGCCGTGGGGGAACATTGGGCCAGTTTAATGATCCTAGTGATGATGACTGGGGGAGAATCCCTGGAAGCCTATGCTACCCAACAAGCCAGTCGGGAACTGGAAGCCTTACTGGAACACTCCCCCCAATTTGCCCACCGAATTAATGCCGACGGTTCGGTAGATTCTGTTCCGGTGGATGAGATTCAAGTTGGCGACCAAGTTAGAGTCCGTCCTAATGAATTGGTGCCCGTGGACGGAGTCATTGTCCAAGGGGAGACCTTTGTCGATGAATCGTCCTTGACCGGAGAATCCAAACCCGTGGAAAAAGGCGTGGGCGATGAACTCATGTCAGGGTCTATTAATGGGGAAGCTAGCTTGACCTTTGAAGTGAAAAAGGCGGCTAAGGATAGCCAGTACCAACGTTTAGTGGCCCTGGTGGAGAATTCTAAGGAAGAGCCCGCTCCCTTTGTCCGCCTGGCTGACCGTTATGCGGTGCCCTTTACCATTATTGCCTATGCCATTGCCTTTATTGCTTGGTTTGTCTCCAAAGACCCGGTTCGCTTTGCTGAAGTCCTGGTGGTGGCGTCACCTTGTCCCTTGATTATTGCTGCTCCGGTGGCTATTGTGGGTGGGATGAGTAATTCTAGCCGCAATGGGATTGTCATGAAATCAGGCACCAGCTTGGAAAAACTCGACCAAGTTAAAACCGCGGCCTTTGATAAAACCGGAACCATTACCCAGGGGTCTTTAGCTGTTGATGATATCGAAGTCCAAGCAGGCTTTGAGGCGGATCATATTCTCCACTATGCAGCCAGTGCCGAACAATCCTCGACCCACGTTTTGGCCCGGTCCTTAGTGGATGCAGCTCATGACAAGGGCTTAGACCTCAGTCCCGTTAACCACTTAGAAGAAGTGACCGCTGCTGGGGTCCAAGGCCAAGTGGATGGCAAGGAAGTCAAGGTGGGTAAGGCAGGCTTTGTCGGAGCTGAAAAGATTACTGACGGCAAGACCAATGTCTATGTGGCCATTGACGGCGCTTATGCGGGTCGGATTACCTTTAACGACCAAATCCGTCCCGAAGCCCCAGCCACCATCCATGAATTGGAAAGCTTGGATTTCAAGCGGATTATTATGCTGACCGGTGATGATGAAAACATTGCCCAAAGAATTGCCCACAGTGCCGGCATTGAAGAAGTTCATGCTAATCTCCTGCCTGAAGATAAGATTAACTTGCTCAAAGACCTAAGAGAAGAGTCTCGTCCGGTCATGATGGTGGGGGACGGGGTCAATGATGCCCCAGCCTTAACTGTTGCCGATATCGGGATTGCCATGGGGGCCCACGGATCAACCGCAGCCAGTGAATCGGCCGATGCAGTGATCTTGAAAGATGACCTCTCCAAGGTGGCCCAAGCGGTGAAGATTGCTAAGCACACTCTGAAAGTGGCTAAACAAGCAGTGGTCTTTGGGATTGTAACCTCAATTATCTTAATGCTAATTGCTTCGACTGGTGTTATCCCGGCCTTACTCGGAGCCATACTCCAAGAAGTCATGGACCTCATGGCCATCTTCTACGCCCTAAGAGCCAGAATGCAAGTGAAATAG